The Flavobacterium johnsoniae UW101 genomic interval TACTGCCATTGCAAGTGTACAAAAAATTAAACTTTTTAGGTTTAAACATGCTGCAGACGGCACTACGGTAAATCTTCCAACAACACTTAGCTGGCGTTATATTTTAATTCCCGGCGGAGTTGCCGCAACAGCAAAAGCGGCAAAATTAGATTATTCTAAAATGAGCTACGAAGAAGTTTGCGCACGTTTAAACATTCAGCCATAATTTCTGAAAAGCAAATAATAACCCATTTATCCAACTAATAAGAACTAATCAAAAAATAAATTATTATGAAAACTTTAAAAATACTTTTTACCATATTATCTGCGGCGATTTTTACTGTTTCGTGCAGCAGTGACGACGATAAAGACAATACACCAAAATTTGAGACAGAAAATCCACTGGCGGTTTATTATACTCAAACAGGATTTACAACCGTAACCAATTTTGTAAACTCTGGAGATTATGAATTTGGGCTGGTTTTTACACCAACTGTAAAAGGGAATATAAAGGCAGTCACTTTAAAATTGCCTGCAGTGAATTCGGCAGTGCGTGTAACGATCTGGGACTATACAACAAAAGCAGTGCTTCGTTCTGAGACTATAAATGCTGCATCTGCAGATGTTGAGGTGAAAAAAGAAATAAGCGTTTTAGCTCTTGAAAAAGACAAAAAATATTTGATAAGCATGAATTCTAATGACTGGTACAAAAAGAATAAAGCAGATCTTAGTAATGTTACTTATCCAATCGTTGCCGGACACATTACGTTTAATGAATACAGATGGATAAGCGGAACTTCACAAACTTTCCCAACCAATGTTTCAGCTAATTACAATGCAGGAGATTTAAGTTTTGATTTTCAACAAACTGAATAATTTTATTTTTGGATAGCTTTGAATTAGTAAGTTTGGAAAAAGGTTTGGCAGCTGCCAAACCTTTTTTTATTGTGTATGACTTTTTTTTAAACGCTTGATTTTTGCTATTTTTAACCCATCTTATATTCCTTTAAAAATGAAAATTCTATACACCTTTCTATGTTTTGTTATCTTGATTCCGAGTTGTTTTTCGCAGTCTAAAGAAAAAGAAAGTGTGATTTTAGAGGAAGGCGTTTCAGAACAATTAGCGCATTTTCGTAAAAAGCAGGTTTCTGATGTTCGATATGATATGTATTTCGAGATTCCCTATAAAAAAGCGGAAGATATTAATACCAGACTAAATCTCAATTTAACGATATCAGATTTAAGTCAGCCGTTATATTTAGATTTTAAGGAGAAAACTTCAAATATAAAATCTATTAAAGTAAACTCAAAAACGGTAGTAATTGTTCATGAAAAAGGGCATATTATTATTTCTCCAGAAGCATTAATTTTAGGAAAAAACAAGGTTGAGATTTCTTTTATTGCAGGGAATTTATCGTTGAATAGAAATGATGATTTCCTTTATACTTTATTAGTTCCGGACCGGGCAAGCACCTTATTTCCATGTTTCGATCAGCCGGATATTAAGGCCGTTTATACTATGGCTTTACAAGTTCCAAAAGACTGGAAGGTTTTAGCAGCAGCTCCAATTACAGGAGTGCATGAAATGGTAATTAATGGTGTTGATTTTATGGTTTGGGGATTTGGTCAATCAGACAAAATGAGTACCTATTTGTTTTCTTTTGTAGCAGGAGAGTTTAAAAGTGTAAAAAAGGAAACAGGTAAGTTAGAAATGACGATGTTGTATCGTGAAAATAATCCTGAAAAAATACAAGTCAGCACTGATACGATTTTTAAGCTGCATCAGCAATCCTTAGATTTTTTGGAAGAATATACCAATTATAAATTCCCGTTTCAGAAGTTAGATTTTGCATCAATTCCCGTTTTTCAATATGGCGGAATGGAACATGTTGGCGCGATTCAATACAGAGAATCGACTTTGTTTTTGGATAACAGCGCAACCGACAGCGAAAAATTAAATCGCGCAAAACTCATAGCACATGAAACATCACACATGTGGTTTGGCGATTTGGTAACGATGAAATGGTTTGACGATGTTTGGATGAAAGAGGTTTTTGCCAACTTCATGGCCGATAAAATCATGAACCCAATTTTTCCGAAAGTCAATCATAATCTACAGTTTTTTACCGCTCATTATCCTAGCGCTTACGCAGAAGATCGATCTTTAGGAACGCATCCAATTAAACAACATTTGGCGAATTTAAAAGATGCAGGTTCGCTTTACGGTGCTATTATTTACAACAAAGCACCAATTATGATGCGTCAGCTTGAAGCTTCTATGGGAAAAGATGCTTTCCAAAAAGGAATTCAAAAATACGCTAATGATAATGCCGATTGGAATAATCTCGTAGAAATTTTAGATTACGAAACACCGCTTGATATGAAAAAATGGAGCGAGGTATGGGTAAACAAGTCCGGAAGAGCCATTTTTACAGATAAGATTGAATACGATTCTAAAAAACGAATCAAGAAATTTGAAATTCAACAGCAGGCAGAAGATAAATCGAATAACGTTTGGCCTCAGGTTTTTCAGATAGGTTTAGTTTATGCTAATGATATAAAGGTTTTAACGGTTAATATTAATGACAAAAGCCTGGCTTTAAAAGAAGCAATTGGGCTTGAAAAACCATTGGCAATAGTTTATAATTATAATGGTTTTGGATATGGTGTTTTTCCGCTTGACGGGAATAATTTAAATTATATCGCTGATTTAAAAGATGAGGTTGCCAGAGCTTCAAGTTACAGCAATCTTTATGAAAACACATTAATTGGAAATGTGCCGGCAGATAAAGCTTATGATAGTTTTTTAAAGGAAGTTCAAGAAGAAGAAAACGAATTGGTTTTAAGAATTGCTTCTAATAGTCTGAACACAATTTATTGGAGATTTTTTACCATAATACAGCAAAATAAAGTTCAGAAACAGCTTGAAGATATATTATATGAGCGTTTACAAGGTAATTTATCGGCAAATATTAAAAAGACTTTATTTGGGCTTTTTAGTTCAATTGCGTATTCAGATTCGGCGAAAGCCAAATTATATCAAATATGGAATAAAGAAATTGTAATTCCGGGTTTAAAATTAAATGAAGATGATTTTACTAATATGGCGATGAATCTGGCGATTTTCAAGCATCCAAAAGCTGATGAAATTTTAGAGAAAACCAGAACAACAATCACAAATCCTGATAAGCAAAAACGTTTTGAGTTTTTATTACCTTCATTATCACAAGACGAATCGGTTCGAAATGCCTTTATGGAATCTTTAAAAGACGATAAAAACCGAGAGAAAGAATCTTGGGTTGATGTTGGTCTAGCCAATATTCATCATCCGCTTCGTCAGGAAAGTGCGCAGAAATATATTAGATTTTCATTAGATTTGGTTGATGAAATTCAGCGAACGGGAGATATTTTCTTTCCGAAAGACTGGCTGGATAATACGGTTGGAAGATATTCATCGAAATTTGCTTTTGATGAAGTACAGCGATTTTTAAAAGAAAACCCTAATTTTAGTCCAATCTTGAAACGCAAATTATTTCAGGCAGCAGATTTGCTTTATAAAGCACAAAATATTAAAAAAGAAACCGAATGAAAATTGAATCGGAAATAGAAAAAGTCTCCAGTTTTCAGCACTTAGAAATGCTGGCGAATCAGGTTGTGGAAGGTTTTATATCGGGAATGCACAAGAGTCCGTTTCATGGATTTTCGGCCGAATTTGCCGAGCATAAAGTGTATAACGCAGGCGAAAGCACCAAACATATAGATTGGAAATTGTTTGCCAAAACAGATCGTTTATACACAAAACGTTTTGAGGAAGAAACCAATTTGCGCTGTCATTTGATTGTTGATAATTCGTCATCAATGCATTATCCTGAACTCAAATCAAATCAGCCTTTTTACGAAAAGAAGATTGGTTTTGCAGTGTTGGCTTCGGCGGTTTTAATGAATATTTTAAAGAAACAGCGTGATGCTGTAGGTTTAAGTGTTTTCTCCGATATATACGAATATTACGCTCCCGAGAAAGGAAGTGATCGCCATCATAGAATGCTTTTGAATAAACTGGAAGAATTATTGGTGCAGCCAAAAGTCAAAAAAACGACCGATACGATTACGTACTTGCATCAAATAGCAGAGAAAATGCACCGCCGTTCGATGATTATTTTGTTTACCGATATGTTTCAGACCGAAGACGATGAAAAGCTTTTTAGCGCTTTACAACATCTTAAACACAATAAACACAAAGTAGTTTTATTTCACGTAGTAGATAATGAAACCGAATTGAAATTTGATTTTGATAATGCACCAAGAAAGTTTATCGACTTAGAATCAGGAGAAGAGGTTTCAATTTTTGCCGATAATGTTAAATCAGAATATGAAAAAAGGGCAGCAGAGTATTTTAAAAACCTGGCTTTAACGTGTGCAAAGAACCAAATTAAGTACGTTCCGGTAAATGTTGGTGATAATTTTGAAAAAATATTGACTACATATTTAGTTGAAAAACAAAACTTTGGATAAATATTTAAAAATTTATTTCATTTTTTTTACAAAAACGCTTGCAGAAACGAAATTCTGTTATATCTTTGCAACCGCAATAACGCAGAGGTTTGGTAGTTCAGTTGGTTAGAATACATGCCTGTCACGCATGGGGTCGCGGGTTCGAGTCCCGTCCAGACCGCAATATTGGGAGAAGCCTTTCTTAACAGAAAGGCTTTTTTGCCCAAAAACGGTATCTAAGATTAGTTGTGTTGTTTTGCTGCGACTTTGTAACTCGCAGCTGGTTTAGTAGTTAGACCAATGAAAAGCTTTCCACTTTTGTGGATGGCTTTTTTGATTTAAGACACTTTTGGTTTTTTGTTTTTACCGCAAAGAGTACTACCCCAATAGCTATCGGGAACGCAAAGTCCGCAAAGTTTTTTTTAAGCTTTGCGGACTTTCTGTTTTATTATAGTTCCGGTGCATAGTTTGTCATTTCGACGAAGGAGACTCGAGCGATAGCGAATAGGCAAAGCAAATCTTCGCAAGTAACTCTACAAAGATTTTCCATTCATTACATAAATACGTTTTCGGTGGCTGAAAACACAGGCTATGTTTAACAAAGAGCATAGATCTTAATGTCCTTTGCGATTAAAAAGAAAGAAACTTCTTCTTTTTTGGTTTTATTGTCAATTTTTAAAATATTGGAATTTAGCCGATTAAAAATTTCTTAAATTTTATTCGTAAAAACGCTTGCAGAAACGAAAATCTGTTGTATTTTTGCACTCGCAATAACGCAGGGTTTGGTAGTTCAGTTGGTTAGAATACATGCCTGTCACGCATGGGGTCGCGGGTTCGAGTCCCGTCCAGACCGCCTAAGTTGTTAAAAGCCTTTCTTAACGGAAGGCTTTTTTTTGTAAAAAAAAAATAAAAAGTAATAATTTTAATACAAACAAATGATTAACAGCCGAAATTTTGATAATATTCGTACAGTTGCACTTTTGTCTATTCTTTTAATTCATACTGGTCTAAACAATATTGGATTTAAAACTTTTGAGAAAGAGCTAACAGATAGTTCTTTTTATTTAAATTTTAATCAACTACTTATGGATGTTCTTTATTTGAATTTATTCAAAGCGGGAACCATTTTGTTTTTTATTATTTCTGGTTTTCTTTTCGAAATGCAATATTTGAAGTTTAATGATTTTTCAGTTTTTATAAGAAAAAAAGCTAAAAGTTTGTTGCGTCCTTACTTGGTTATATTTGTTATTCCTACTGTTATTTTGATTGGTATAATAGAACCTAATGTTGGAGTGAAAGAAAATTTGAACTTAGTGACTTTTCTTATTAAGGCTTTCTCAAATATATTTCTTACTAGTTATTGGTTTGTACCAGCTCTATTTGTTACTTTGGTGATAAATTATTTTATAGAGTCAAAAAATCTTTTCAAATCTTTGTATTTGTTTATTTTGATCTGGCTTATTTCTTATCTAAATATATACTTAAAGTTTACAGTTTCTTCTCATACAGTTTGGTTCATTGCATTTTTATTTGTGTTTACACTAGGTAGGATTATGTTTTTGTATAATGAGAAAATATCAAGCTGGAGAATACTAAAGGATCCTAAAAAATTAACTTTTTTAATGATTTTATTTTATATTATTTCAAATGTAGAATCTATTTTAATACTTCGTTTTGCTCATAATCCTGACTGTGTTAACACAATGAGGATAGGAAATGTATTTTATTCTTTTTGTTTATTTTATCTATTAAATGCTTATTTTAATAAATTCAAGTTTGAATTGCCAATTGACATTTCATTTTATTTTGTTTATCTAATTCATCCATTTGTAGTAAAAATTACAGCGAAACTTTTAGCGGATAATAATCTATTTCTTTTTGAATACCCTTACCAGTTCTTATTTAATTTTATACATTTTTTGATTGTTTTAACAATTTGTATTGGATTTCAGCAAGTTTTTTTTAAACTTCGCTTTAAATCTAAAACGTTGTCAGGATATGTTTTTAAAAAATAGCTTTTTTGGTGCTTTATTTTGTTTTTTGGGAATATTGTTATTAAGTTGTGATGGTTCTAATAAGAAGTTTTCAGAAATTGATGAAGGAAAAAACTTAGTGGTAATTTTGGGGTCTTCATCAGCATTTGGGATAGGGCCTGTTAATAGGAATAATTCATGGGCTGTATTATTAGGTGATGAAGAAACAATTAGAATAAAAAATCTCAGTTATCCTGGTTATACAACGTATGATTTTTTGCCGTCTGGTAAACCTAATTTTCGAAATTTAACTCCAGATAAAGATAAGAATATCGATGCTGCCATTAAATTGGCTCCTAAAATAATCATCTTTTCTATTACTACAAATGATATAGGAAGGGGATATTCTATAGAAGAATATCTAAGTAATATGAAAATTTTGACAGATTTATGTATTGATAATAATATAGAGTATATTGTTACTAGTACTCACCCAAGAAACCCAATGTCTTTAGAGAAGAGGATGGCATTGTATAATTTAAGTAGAAAATTAGAAGAAGTGTATGAAGATAGGTATGTAGAAATCTACAATCCGCTTGGTGATTTGAATACATACAAGTGGAAGAGTGATTTATGTGTATCAGATTCAGTACATGGAAATGAAAAAGCACATTTAATTATTTATAATCAAGTGTTGTTAGGTTATCATAAGGCTGTGGCGAGGCTTTCTCATGAAGAAGAGTAAAATTCTAGAAGATTAAGGGATATCTTTCTTGTTTGATTTATGGAACATTCCGGTCAAAAACTCGATAAATATTACATCAAGAAAGTAGATGCCGATAAAAAAAGCATTTACTGCCACCACGATTTGATGGGTGAATTATTTATTCCGCCACACAGACATGTTAAAGCGCAATTGCTTTATGCAGAAGGTGATGTTGTTTTTGTGACTACAGAAACCAAAACGTACTTTTTGCCAGCAAGGCATTTTATCTGGATTCCGAGTGGAGTGGAGCATAGCATCGAACCGAAATCGGAAAGTGTGACGATGCGAAATTTATACTTTCCTGTTGAAAAAGACGAAAATGACTTTTATAAAGTAGAAGGAATTTATCCAGTTAATAACTTATTGCTGCAAATGATGCTTTTTACCAATCGATGGAACGGTGATCTTAAAAAAGGAACTCCGAACTTTGCCATTGCTAAAGCGATAAAAGCGATTCTTCCACAAATATGTACCAATAACCTTCCTTTAGAATTACCACAGCCAAAAGACAAACGACTTAGTAAAATCCTTCGTTATATTGAAAATAACCTCGGAGAAACGATTCTTTTTGCTGATGTAGCTCACGAATTCGGTTTCAGCGAACGCTCTTTGTATCGTTTGTTTCAAAAAGATCTGGGCATGTCGTTTATTCAATATTATACTATTAGAAGAATTTTAAAAGCAATCGAACTTTTATTAGAAAGAAAGCTTTCGGTAAAAGAGGTAGCCGAAGAAGTTGGTTACAATAGTGTTCCGACTTTCAGCAACACTTTCTTCAAAATTTTAGGCCAAAGACCTTCCGATTACTTAAACGGTGAGGAGATTTTAGAACGTAAATAAAAATTTTGTTTCACGCAGATTTATAAAGATTTGGGCAGATTCAACAGATATTTTTAACAAATAGAAACATAGTTTTTATTGTGTTGAAAGGCGTTTCACTTAGCATTAATACACATAGCTATGTGTGAATGATGTATCATTTATTTTTAATCTTTATTGATTAGTTAAAGCCTATGTTTCTATGTGTTAAATAATTATTTCGGGGAAAAAGGTATAATCTGCGCGCATCTGCTAAAATCTATTAAAATCTGTGTGAAAATTTCACAATCAAAATATATTTTGTAATAAATTGTTTTTCAGTGTTTTAATATAACGTTTTCGGAAAATACGATTTTAACATTTGTCTGAAATGAATATGTTCTTGGCTTTTTAGAATTATCAGTCACCAGAAAAATGAAGGAACTTTGCAGCATCAAATATTTAATTATTCATGTTCCTTAAAACAACAAATTCTACAGACGATTGTTTTCCCAGAATCCTGCTGTTATTCTTAATTGTATTAGCATTCAATGGTTTACAAGCGCAGGAAGTTCATGCGGTTTCATTGCAAGAAGCTTTGAAGCTGGCTAAAGAAAACAACAAAAAAATCCTTAGATCTCAATTGGAGGTCACGCTCTCAGAGCAAAACATTAAAGAAAGAAAAGAACTCCGACTGCCAGACGTACAGCTAAACGGCATGTATTCTCGAATTACGAATATTACCGAATTTAAAGGAAGCGGGTTTTTAAAAGACAAAGAAGTTACACCGGCAATTCCTGAAATCTATGAAGTCAATTCGACTTTTAAAATGCCAATTTACGCCGGAAATAAGATCAATAATGCCATCAAAATTGCCAATCAGGAAAATGAAATTGCTAAAATAAAAACCGAAAAGGCTGAAAATGATATCGAGCTTGAAGTGGTGGCAAACTACTTGGCAATTTATAAAATGATGGAACTTCAGAAAATATTCGAAGAAAACATCAAAGAAGAAAAAAGCCGATTGAAAGAAGTACAATCGCTTCAAAAACATGGAACGGTTACGAAAAACGAAGTTATTCGTGCCGAATTACAGCTTTCAGATCGCGAATTGAATGCGTTAACTAACTCCAAAAACATTAAAATCGCACTTCACGATCTGAAAACGCTGATCCAGATTCCAGAAAACGAAGAAATTGCGATTGATACAACGTCGAGTTTGGACGAAATGAACGGTTTGGATCCGTATGATTTTTATATGAATAAAGCTTTGCAAAACGAAGAAATGCGTATTGCTAGCCAGGAGCTGAATATCAGTAAAACCGAACTTAAAATGGTAAAAGGAAACTATTTGCCAAGCGTTCATTTCTTTGGGAATTACGGTTTTTATTATCCAAACTATAAATTCTTTCCGCCAAATCCGTATCTGTATACTTTAGGACAAGTTGGTATTGAAGCCACTTTTGATCTTTCGTCTTTATATAAAAATAAAACCAAAATGGAGCAGGCGAGCACCAAAATCAAATGGCAGGAAATGCAGAATGAAATTGTAAAAGAGGAAATTCAGGACAAGTTGTATAAAGAGCATACACAATATCAGGAAATTCTTGAAAAGTTTGTTGTGGTTGACAAAGCACTGGATTTGGCTGACGAAAATTACCGCATTGTAAAGCTGAAATACTTAAACCAGCTGGTTTTAATTACTGAAATGGTTGACGCGGATAATGCTTTGCTTCAAGCGAAATACAACAAAATTTCTACGCGATTGGATGCGGTTTTAAAACATTACGAATTGCTTCATACGGCTGGAATGCTTCCGCAGAGCTAGATGGTGAGAGATTAGGCTAAGGCCTTAGAAGCAAGAGACAAGAAAAAAGAAGTAAAAGATTAAAAAATATAGATTCAGTTCCGAAGGAACAATTCATATTGTAGCGCCGGATTTTAATCCGGGGGAAATAATTAAAGATATAGAGTTTATGGTTAAGATAAAAAATGAAACTAGAAGAAATAAAACGTTTCATATACTAATAACAATTATTGCGTGTGTGCTTGTTATAAGCGGTGTTATTTTAGGAATTTGGTTTTATGTGTTCAACAGAAATCACGAAGAAACCAACGACGCGCAAGTCGAACAATATGTAACGCCAATTATGTCGCGTATTACGGGTTATGTTCAGGAAGTTCGTTTTAACGAAAATCAGTTTGTGCATAAAGGAGATACTTTGGTTGTGATTGACAATCGTGAATATAAATCAAAATTGAATGCGGCTCTTGCCGATGTTCAAAACGCACAGCAAAATAGTGTTGTGGCGCAGAAAAATGCTATAAATACAGCAAGTGCAACGGCGATTAACGAAGCGCAGTTAGAAGCTGCAAAATCGAATCTTTGGAAAACCAAATTGGAATACGAAAGATATAAAGCTTTGGTAAGCGAAGAAGCGGCAACTTCTCAGCAATTAGAGAAAGTAAAAGCTGATTACGAGTCGGCGCAGGCGCATTTTCAGGAAATGAAAAATAGAATCCATTCATCGGCTTTAAGTACTTCTGTTGCCGAAGCAAATGTTCCGACAACGCAAACCAATATTGCTTCAAAACAAGCTGTTGCAGATAATGCTGCTTTATTTCTTTCGTACACCATAATAACAGCGCCTTATGACGGCTGGGTTGGAAAACGAACTTTACAGCCAGGACAATTGGTAAAAGAAGGTCAGTCTTTATTGTCAATTGTAAGTAAAGAAAAATGGATTACGGCCAATTTTAAAGAAACGCAATTGCAATATTTAACCGTTGGGCAAGATGTTGAAATAAAAGCCGATGCTTTGAGTGATAAAACTTTTGTTGGCACAATTGCATCTTTATCACCGGCGAGCGGGGCAAGATTTTCATTGCTTCCTCCGGATAATGCAACGGGTAACTTCGTAAAAATTGAACAAAGAATTCCCGTTAGAATTCAGTTGAAAGACAGCGACAAACAAGCCGACTTTTTAAGAGCGGGAATGAATATTACTGTGATCGCAGCACACTAAAATGGAAGATAAAAGTATTTTTAAATCATGGGTTCCAAAATGGGCAATCATTACAATTTTGTTTGTTTGCCTTTTGCATTCCATGATTTTATTGGGAGTTTATACGTCAAATGTAACGTATGCGGCAAGTTTTCTGGACATTGAGCCCGAAGATTTGCAGTACGCGATGTGCGTAACGTATGGAACTCTGCTGGCTACAATTCTCATAGAAAGCCGATTTTCGAGTTTTTTTCCTGCCAAAAATTACCTCATGGGTGTTTATTCCTTAATTGGAGTTACGATTGTAACGTCGGGTTATGTCGATAATTTTGCGGTTTTTCTATTGCTGAGAGTTGCCGAAGGAATCTTAATGGCGCTTCCTGCCATTACTATCAGACAATTGCTTATTGAGCAGTTTGATTCTAAAAATGCCATTATAATTGGTTTTTCCTTTTATTATGGTTCTCTACTGCTGTCTACGCCTTTTATTATGAATATTGCAGTTTGGTTTCTAGATCATTACGACTGGAAATACATGCTGTATGTTTCGGGCGGACTGCAGGTTTTAAATGTCTTTTTAATCTTGGTTACTTTTCGTGGGCACCGAACAACAAAGAAAATCCCGTTGTATCAAATCGACTGGATGAGCTACTTTTTGGTTTTAACAGCGATTCTTTGCGGTGCCTACTTTTTTGTGTATGCCGAGAAAAAATATTGGTTCGAATCTTCTCAAATGGTTTTAATGCTTATTACGGCACTTATTACGGGAGGTTTGTTCATCTTCAAAGAGCTTTTGGTTAAAAGACCCACTTTTAATTTTGAAGTTTTTAAATATGCCAATCTTCGAATTGGGTTTTTATTGTTTTTCCTGTTTTACATCAGCAGAGCAACGCTGAGTCTTTGCCATTCGGCGATGTATTCGATTTGGAATTGGGATCCGTCTCGAGTTGCGGGTGTGCAATACATTAACGGACTCGGAAATATTATCGGATTGGTTTTGGCGGCTTTTTTCTTGATGAAATCGCTTTCAACCAAAATCATTTTTCTGATTGGTTTTTCGCTGATTGCCTTGTATCATTTTTGGTTTACGTTTCTTTTTGTGCCCGATGTGGCTTTGTCAGATATTATTGTTCCGTACTTTTTGCAGGGCATCGGAGTTGGATTGTTATTTGTTCCGTTGATTTTATTTACTACTTCTTCGGTTCCTGCAAATATGGCGGTTTCTTCGGGAATTGTCGGTGTTTCTGGACGTTTCTGGGGAAGTACGATTGGTTTTTGCGTTATGCAGAATGCAACGGTATTTTTAAATAAAAAACACTTTTTAAAACTAAGTCAGTTTGTAACGGGCGAAAATCCCGAAGCACAGCAAAACATTGCAAACGCTACGCAGAGTTTTATTGCCAAAGGATATTCCGCAGATAATGCGAATGTTTTAGCTATGAAAAAGATTTTTGGAAGTATTACCAAACAATCGACTTTATTGGCCGATATGGAGATTTACACCATTGTGGGTTACGGTTTATTGGTTTTGATAATTCTTATTGCCTGCAATCAGCATTTGAGACAGACTATGACTTTGGTGAAAAGCAAGATTTGGATTGGGTAGAGATTTTGTTTCAGGTTTAATGTTTCAGGTTCTAAGTTCTGCTCTCATTTTATGTCATTTCGACGAAGGAGAAATCTCCGTAAGTAACTCCGCAACGAAAGTCCAATCTTTGTCGAGCTTCTTGTGGAGATTTCTCCTTCGTCGAAATGACAAACAGTAACTTGAAAAAAACTCTGTGAAACTCTGTGAATCTCTGTGAAAATCCTTTGCGAATCTCTGTGTAATAACCGCTTTATTGTCCTAACTTGCAACCGTTAAAAACAACAAACAAAATTATGAGCCAGCAATGTGTAATTTTTGATATGGACGGCGTGATTTCGCATACAAATCCGCATCATGTGATCGCTTTTGAAAAGTTTTTCGATAAATATAATATTCCGTACACGAAAGAAGAATTTGAAGAACATATGTACGGAAAACACAATAGTTATATCATGACGCATTTCTTCAAACGTCCGATCGCGGGAGAAGAACTGATAAAATTAGAAGACGAAAAAGAAGGAATGTTTCGCGAGATTTACAAAGACAAAGTCGAAACGATTCCACATTATATGGATTTTTTAAGCGAATTAAAATCTCGTGGTTTCAAAACAGCTGTTGCAACATCGGCACCTCGAGCGAACTTGGATTTAATTGCCAATTTCCTAAAACTAGACGAAAAAATGGATTCGATGATGTCATCAGAAGATGTTACATTTCATAAACCAAATCCAGAAGTATATCTAAAATCGGCAGAGCGTGTTGGTGTTTCTCCGTCTGATTGTGTAGTTTTTGAAGATTCTTTTTCGGGAATTACAGCAGGATTAAATGCCGGAATG includes:
- a CDS encoding TolC family protein: MFLKTTNSTDDCFPRILLLFLIVLAFNGLQAQEVHAVSLQEALKLAKENNKKILRSQLEVTLSEQNIKERKELRLPDVQLNGMYSRITNITEFKGSGFLKDKEVTPAIPEIYEVNSTFKMPIYAGNKINNAIKIANQENEIAKIKTEKAENDIELEVVANYLAIYKMMELQKIFEENIKEEKSRLKEVQSLQKHGTVTKNEVIRAELQLSDRELNALTNSKNIKIALHDLKTLIQIPENEEIAIDTTSSLDEMNGLDPYDFYMNKALQNEEMRIASQELNISKTELKMVKGNYLPSVHFFGNYGFYYPNYKFFPPNPYLYTLGQVGIEATFDLSSLYKNKTKMEQASTKIKWQEMQNEIVKEEIQDKLYKEHTQYQEILEKFVVVDKALDLADENYRIVKLKYLNQLVLITEMVDADNALLQAKYNKISTRLDAVLKHYELLHTAGMLPQS
- a CDS encoding HlyD family secretion protein, which gives rise to MVKIKNETRRNKTFHILITIIACVLVISGVILGIWFYVFNRNHEETNDAQVEQYVTPIMSRITGYVQEVRFNENQFVHKGDTLVVIDNREYKSKLNAALADVQNAQQNSVVAQKNAINTASATAINEAQLEAAKSNLWKTKLEYERYKALVSEEAATSQQLEKVKADYESAQAHFQEMKNRIHSSALSTSVAEANVPTTQTNIASKQAVADNAALFLSYTIITAPYDGWVGKRTLQPGQLVKEGQSLLSIVSKEKWITANFKETQLQYLTVGQDVEIKADALSDKTFVGTIASLSPASGARFSLLPPDNATGNFVKIEQRIPVRIQLKDSDKQADFLRAGMNITVIAAH
- a CDS encoding MFS transporter; the protein is MEDKSIFKSWVPKWAIITILFVCLLHSMILLGVYTSNVTYAASFLDIEPEDLQYAMCVTYGTLLATILIESRFSSFFPAKNYLMGVYSLIGVTIVTSGYVDNFAVFLLLRVAEGILMALPAITIRQLLIEQFDSKNAIIIGFSFYYGSLLLSTPFIMNIAVWFLDHYDWKYMLYVSGGLQVLNVFLILVTFRGHRTTKKIPLYQIDWMSYFLVLTAILCGAYFFVYAEKKYWFESSQMVLMLITALITGGLFIFKELLVKRPTFNFEVFKYANLRIGFLLFFLFYISRATLSLCHSAMYSIWNWDPSRVAGVQYINGLGNIIGLVLAAFFLMKSLSTKIIFLIGFSLIALYHFWFTFLFVPDVALSDIIVPYFLQGIGVGLLFVPLILFTTSSVPANMAVSSGIVGVSGRFWGSTIGFCVMQNATVFLNKKHFLKLSQFVTGENPEAQQNIANATQSFIAKGYSADNANVLAMKKIFGSITKQSTLLADMEIYTIVGYGLLVLIILIACNQHLRQTMTLVKSKIWIG
- a CDS encoding HAD family hydrolase; protein product: MSQQCVIFDMDGVISHTNPHHVIAFEKFFDKYNIPYTKEEFEEHMYGKHNSYIMTHFFKRPIAGEELIKLEDEKEGMFREIYKDKVETIPHYMDFLSELKSRGFKTAVATSAPRANLDLIANFLKLDEKMDSMMSSEDVTFHKPNPEVYLKSAERVGVSPSDCVVFEDSFSGITAGLNAGMKVVGVLSTHTKEQLPPCDFYIKDYSEVNVDKIIELLNPKN